A portion of the Flavobacterium magnum genome contains these proteins:
- the recR gene encoding recombination mediator RecR, producing MEFSSKLLEKAVTEMSQLPGIGKRTALRLVLHLLRQPVEQTTFLSQALTAMREDVKNCESCNNIADSAICYICANPKRDHALVCVVEDIRDVMAIENTRQFHGIYHVLGGKISPIDGVGPGQLKIAALVDKVKAGKVRELIFALSPTMEGDTTNFYIYKQIGDSGIITSAIARGIAVGDELEYADEVTLGRSILQRVPFENSFGNG from the coding sequence ATGGAATTCTCTTCGAAACTACTCGAAAAAGCAGTCACTGAGATGTCGCAGTTGCCGGGTATCGGCAAACGTACCGCGCTTCGGCTGGTGTTGCACCTGCTCAGGCAGCCAGTCGAGCAGACGACATTCCTGTCGCAGGCGCTTACCGCGATGCGCGAGGATGTAAAAAACTGTGAAAGCTGCAACAACATCGCCGATTCCGCCATTTGTTACATCTGCGCCAACCCGAAGCGCGATCATGCGCTGGTGTGTGTCGTGGAGGACATCCGGGATGTCATGGCGATCGAGAATACGCGGCAATTTCATGGCATCTACCATGTACTGGGCGGGAAAATTTCGCCTATAGACGGCGTGGGCCCGGGACAGTTGAAGATCGCCGCATTGGTTGATAAAGTCAAAGCGGGGAAGGTACGCGAGCTGATTTTTGCACTGAGCCCGACGATGGAAGGCGATACGACGAATTTTTACATTTACAAGCAAATCGGGGATTCGGGAATTATCACTTCAGCGATTGCCCGGGGGATTGCCGTCGGCGATGAGCTCGAGTATGCCGATGAGGTCACCCTGGGGCGCAGCATCCTGCAGCGGGTACCTTTTGAAAACTCATTCGGGAATGGCTGA
- a CDS encoding carboxypeptidase-like regulatory domain-containing protein, with product MKIRAYLFLLVFFCIQPVQPQALKGMIADKETEQPLAGATIYFDGTTTATVADEQGNFGISVGAGESDLVISFVGYATYRLRKPLDYAGKFMKIYLEKTQTALEEVVVSRGPFSRSQLLDVFRRQFLGTSQAGKSCKILNEDDIDVSYDLETNTLKASAANTLRIRNDYLKYEIRFDLIEFSLSYTETSISDHAINRSYYAGSTFYIDLSKKGEADKKRLQTYLGSAPHLMHTFTHNDWEKQKMSLYTANARINPAFYFQISDTLNMKKLRVLKKPGTAITVRDGKATTVKEYFRIVYDKDHISVIDFTRPEILIDENGNYLPISGVLFGGYLGSRKAGDLLPRDYYQVVKDIINK from the coding sequence ATGAAAATCAGGGCTTATCTTTTCCTGCTGGTGTTTTTTTGCATACAACCTGTACAGCCGCAAGCCTTAAAAGGCATGATTGCCGACAAGGAAACCGAACAGCCGCTGGCAGGTGCCACGATTTATTTTGATGGGACAACCACTGCGACCGTAGCCGATGAGCAGGGCAATTTCGGCATTTCAGTCGGGGCAGGCGAGAGCGACCTGGTCATCAGTTTCGTGGGTTATGCAACCTACAGGCTCAGAAAGCCCCTCGATTATGCGGGCAAATTCATGAAAATTTATCTTGAGAAAACCCAGACCGCTCTTGAGGAAGTCGTTGTCAGCAGAGGGCCGTTTTCGCGCAGCCAGCTTCTGGACGTGTTCCGCCGGCAATTCCTCGGGACATCGCAGGCGGGAAAATCGTGTAAAATCCTCAACGAGGATGATATCGATGTATCGTATGATCTGGAAACCAATACGCTGAAAGCTTCCGCGGCCAATACGCTTCGCATTAGGAATGATTACCTGAAATATGAAATCCGTTTCGACCTGATTGAATTTTCACTAAGTTATACCGAGACCAGTATTTCGGATCATGCGATCAACCGGAGCTATTATGCCGGATCAACGTTCTATATCGATCTTTCGAAAAAAGGGGAAGCCGACAAAAAACGGCTGCAAACCTATCTTGGCTCAGCACCACACCTGATGCACACGTTCACGCACAACGATTGGGAGAAGCAAAAAATGAGTCTGTATACAGCAAACGCCCGGATCAATCCCGCTTTTTATTTCCAAATATCCGATACGCTGAATATGAAGAAACTCAGGGTCCTGAAAAAACCCGGTACAGCCATTACGGTCCGTGATGGTAAGGCTACGACGGTGAAGGAATATTTTAGAATCGTGTACGATAAGGACCATATTTCCGTAATCGATTTTACAAGGCCCGAAATCCTGATTGATGAGAACGGCAACTATTTACCTATTTCCGGTGTGCTGTTCGGCGGTTACCTTGGTTCTCGCAAGGCCGGTGACCTGTTGCCCAGGGACTACTACCAGGTTGTAAAAGATATCATCAATAAATAA
- a CDS encoding MarC family NAAT transporter — MELFIYLFAALFSVLNPIGTVPIFVGLTQDDDKKERSRVSLWTAIDVFIILIISYFIGQYVLTFFGISIEALRIAGGLIIVSSGFSLLTGKFSKTRGINKEVANDLQKRNDIALTPLAIPMLAGPGSISLLIAFYQEHHQTAEMMIAVLSILAVAFVIFLILRSGHYLAKILGASGIVAISRIVGFIVIAIGIQYIVSSIISIIKSNLL; from the coding sequence ATGGAGTTATTCATTTACTTATTTGCCGCGCTGTTCTCGGTTCTGAATCCGATCGGCACGGTGCCTATTTTCGTGGGGCTGACTCAGGACGATGACAAGAAGGAACGTTCCCGCGTTTCACTCTGGACCGCCATCGATGTATTTATTATTTTGATCATTTCGTATTTCATCGGGCAGTATGTATTGACTTTCTTCGGTATCAGCATTGAGGCGCTGCGTATCGCCGGCGGACTGATTATCGTGAGTTCGGGATTTTCACTGCTCACGGGAAAATTCAGCAAAACACGCGGTATCAATAAGGAAGTGGCCAATGACCTGCAGAAACGCAACGACATCGCTTTAACGCCACTCGCCATCCCGATGCTTGCCGGCCCCGGATCCATTTCCCTGCTGATCGCATTTTACCAGGAGCACCATCAGACAGCGGAAATGATGATCGCCGTATTGTCAATTTTGGCGGTAGCGTTCGTGATTTTCCTCATTCTGAGGAGCGGGCATTACCTCGCTAAAATCCTGGGTGCTTCAGGAATCGTAGCGATTTCAAGGATTGTGGGATTTATTGTCATTGCTATCGGAATCCAGTATATCGTCAGTTCGATCATCAGCATCATCAAAAGCAACCTGCTATAA
- a CDS encoding CoA-binding protein, with protein sequence MKSKKTLVLGASENPARYSNMAINRLTAHDHSVVAIGQKEGEVNGTKIQTKQVPFTNVDTVTLYLNPQRQRDYYNYIISLQPKRVIFNPGTENPELYQLLRANGIAVEVACTLVMLATNQY encoded by the coding sequence ATGAAAAGTAAGAAAACGCTGGTGCTGGGCGCCTCTGAAAATCCTGCAAGGTATTCGAACATGGCCATCAACCGACTCACCGCTCACGATCATTCGGTCGTAGCCATCGGGCAGAAGGAAGGTGAGGTCAACGGTACCAAAATCCAGACAAAACAGGTTCCGTTCACCAATGTGGATACCGTCACTTTATATCTTAATCCGCAACGGCAGCGGGATTATTACAACTACATCATCAGCCTGCAGCCCAAAAGGGTAATCTTCAACCCGGGCACTGAGAACCCCGAATTGTACCAATTGCTGCGTGCTAATGGTATTGCGGTAGAAGTGGCCTGCACTTTAGTGATGCTCGCGACAAACCAATATTAA
- a CDS encoding sodium:solute symporter: protein MAPATILTLIILYFGLLFLISYFVSRKNSDNDTFFKANKNSKWYLVAFGMIGTALSGVTFISVPGKVGAEAVQFSYFQFVIGNAIGFLLIAKVLLPLYYRMNLTSIYGYIEQRLGTISYKTSATIFLISRTIGSAFRLYLVVIVLQRYVFDAFHMPFALTVLVSLALIFAYTYRGGLKTIIITDTLQTFFLVSSVFLTIYFICQSLDLDAIQAFEAVKNSQYSKIFFYEDAMAPTFFIKQVLGGMFVTIAMVGLDQDLMQKNLSCRNIGEAQKNMFTFTGTFVLINIFFLSVGALLYLYAGKNGIAIPEYLGKPKTDFLFPEIALNHLGAIPAIVFLLGLTAATFATTDSALTALTTSFCVDFLGMDKAENNTGPKTVRTRHAVHIGFSLLMFLVIIVFNALNDESVVTMIFRVAGYTYGPLLGLYCFGLFVRKLGVHDRFVPIVCVMSPMLTWFISENSATWLNGYIFDTELIIVNGLITFLGLLIISRKADAQTRF, encoded by the coding sequence ATGGCACCGGCAACAATCCTGACCTTAATTATACTTTACTTCGGACTACTTTTTCTCATTTCTTATTTCGTAAGCCGGAAAAACAGCGACAATGATACTTTTTTCAAGGCCAACAAAAATTCGAAGTGGTATCTCGTCGCCTTTGGAATGATCGGCACGGCGCTTTCGGGTGTGACTTTCATCTCCGTCCCGGGTAAAGTAGGGGCTGAAGCCGTTCAGTTTTCCTATTTCCAGTTCGTTATAGGGAATGCCATCGGTTTTTTACTCATTGCCAAAGTGCTGTTGCCACTGTATTACCGCATGAATCTCACGTCAATCTACGGCTATATCGAGCAGCGCCTCGGGACCATCAGTTATAAGACGTCCGCCACGATTTTCCTGATCAGCCGCACAATCGGATCGGCATTCCGGCTGTATCTCGTAGTGATCGTATTGCAGCGGTATGTATTTGACGCGTTCCACATGCCGTTTGCACTCACCGTGCTGGTTTCATTGGCATTGATTTTCGCGTATACCTATCGCGGCGGACTCAAAACAATCATCATCACTGACACGCTGCAGACGTTTTTCCTGGTCTCTTCAGTATTCCTTACGATTTATTTTATCTGCCAAAGCCTTGACCTCGATGCCATTCAGGCTTTTGAAGCCGTAAAGAACAGCCAGTATTCCAAAATCTTTTTTTATGAGGATGCCATGGCGCCCACTTTTTTCATAAAACAGGTGCTTGGCGGTATGTTTGTCACGATCGCCATGGTCGGGCTGGACCAGGACCTGATGCAGAAAAATCTGAGCTGCAGAAACATCGGCGAAGCGCAAAAAAACATGTTTACTTTTACGGGTACATTTGTGCTGATCAATATTTTTTTCCTGAGTGTCGGCGCGCTGTTATACCTTTATGCCGGCAAAAACGGCATTGCCATACCGGAATACCTCGGCAAACCGAAGACTGATTTCCTTTTTCCCGAAATCGCGCTGAACCATCTCGGTGCAATTCCGGCAATCGTCTTCCTGCTGGGGCTTACGGCCGCCACGTTTGCCACCACAGATTCCGCCCTGACCGCGCTGACCACCTCATTCTGCGTCGATTTTCTCGGAATGGACAAGGCTGAAAATAATACCGGACCAAAAACAGTACGCACGCGTCATGCCGTGCATATCGGGTTTTCACTGCTGATGTTCCTCGTAATCATTGTCTTTAATGCCTTAAATGATGAGTCGGTCGTCACGATGATTTTCAGGGTTGCCGGATATACTTACGGCCCATTGTTGGGGCTATATTGCTTTGGATTGTTTGTCAGGAAGCTCGGCGTTCATGATCGGTTTGTCCCGATAGTCTGCGTGATGTCACCGATGCTTACCTGGTTCATCAGCGAAAATTCAGCCACATGGCTGAACGGATACATTTTCGATACGGAACTGATTATCGTAAACGGACTGATCACCTTCCTCGGATTGCTGATCATCAGCAGGAAAGCCGATGCGCAGACACGATTTTAA
- a CDS encoding DoxX family membrane protein yields the protein MKVKNIIRIVLNLILGGMLLYGGIMKFARPMPSPTEIVEKVQQGGQVAPTIEALQIKNYIFGMKQTGFFWEFLGIVELAGGIMLISQVFSGIGALIALPVILNIFLFHLFLERDETGELIETGGLLLINLILISFTYRVWRPLLYDRKILNAG from the coding sequence ATGAAAGTAAAAAATATCATCCGTATTGTTCTCAACCTGATTCTCGGCGGTATGCTGCTTTACGGCGGCATCATGAAATTTGCCAGGCCGATGCCCTCACCGACAGAGATTGTCGAGAAAGTACAGCAAGGCGGTCAGGTGGCGCCAACAATCGAGGCACTCCAAATTAAGAATTATATTTTCGGCATGAAACAGACCGGCTTTTTCTGGGAATTCCTGGGCATTGTCGAACTCGCGGGCGGCATCATGCTCATCAGCCAGGTTTTTTCGGGTATTGGGGCGTTGATCGCGCTGCCGGTCATTTTGAATATTTTTTTGTTCCACCTGTTCCTCGAGCGCGATGAGACAGGGGAGTTGATCGAAACCGGCGGCTTGCTGCTGATCAACCTGATCTTAATCAGCTTCACGTACAGGGTATGGCGGCCGTTATTGTATGATCGGAAAATCCTGAATGCAGGATAG
- a CDS encoding HmuY family protein — protein MKNTLILFLSCLAIAIAACNDDDPKTNGLSVAFATPSVNLSADATPVTIAFSAPTPAAGTVTLLIDAQGATYGTDFTTLPDADGDTVTVPFEAGVTSVNFTFNKMVDAVEGQVKHVLFTITAVSVGTVAANDAVQVNFSETASLGAALAAEVGGATQPNQVYIDLSSGAMTVVPRVSWDLGFYSGTDFRVVLNSSLKMAAKKLETTNIDEVQLPDETMIIAQGQGIATQIDSPTGVFDNDPGTHDTAIDPVSANDADNKVYLINMGSNPATTMPAIGADASGSGASRGWMKIRVLRSGSDYRVQYAAIGATTHEEVTLSKNAAYNFTFFSLVAKNTVMVEPQKVLWDLNFTTFTNLLGGTTPYYFPDFVLTNLKGGARAYMVSVSDDVTYDRFTKADVSPDLFTENQTNIGSNWRSTSVNGPNGPVSQFVLKTDRFFIIKDPAGNLYKLKFTGGSNSAGERGYPTFQYTLLQ, from the coding sequence ATGAAGAACACGCTTATCTTATTCCTTTCCTGCCTGGCAATAGCCATTGCCGCATGCAATGACGACGATCCTAAAACGAACGGACTGTCGGTGGCATTTGCGACCCCATCCGTAAATCTTTCGGCCGACGCCACGCCCGTGACAATTGCTTTTTCAGCGCCGACGCCTGCCGCAGGTACGGTCACGCTGCTAATCGATGCGCAAGGGGCAACCTATGGTACCGACTTTACCACCTTGCCCGACGCTGACGGCGACACGGTAACTGTTCCGTTTGAAGCCGGGGTTACCTCAGTAAATTTCACGTTCAACAAAATGGTTGACGCCGTAGAAGGACAGGTGAAGCATGTATTGTTCACCATTACGGCCGTGTCTGTAGGGACTGTAGCGGCGAACGATGCGGTCCAGGTTAATTTCAGCGAAACTGCTTCACTCGGGGCGGCACTTGCAGCTGAAGTGGGCGGCGCGACACAACCGAACCAGGTGTACATTGACCTGAGCAGTGGTGCAATGACCGTAGTGCCAAGGGTTTCCTGGGATTTGGGCTTTTATTCCGGAACAGATTTCCGGGTGGTATTGAACAGTTCGCTTAAGATGGCTGCCAAAAAACTGGAAACCACCAATATTGATGAGGTGCAACTCCCTGATGAGACCATGATCATTGCCCAGGGGCAGGGCATTGCCACGCAGATTGACAGTCCCACCGGCGTGTTTGACAATGACCCGGGTACGCATGACACTGCGATAGATCCGGTTTCGGCAAACGATGCCGACAATAAAGTGTACCTGATCAATATGGGAAGCAACCCAGCGACAACCATGCCTGCCATAGGAGCAGATGCTTCAGGATCCGGCGCGTCAAGGGGCTGGATGAAGATCCGGGTGCTGCGCAGCGGCAGCGATTACCGGGTTCAATACGCCGCTATCGGTGCCACGACCCACGAAGAAGTGACCCTTTCAAAAAATGCGGCTTACAATTTTACGTTCTTCAGCCTGGTTGCAAAAAATACAGTGATGGTCGAACCTCAAAAAGTATTATGGGATCTGAATTTCACGACTTTTACAAACCTCTTAGGCGGAACCACCCCTTATTATTTTCCCGATTTTGTGCTTACTAATCTCAAGGGCGGTGCCAGGGCCTACATGGTTTCCGTGTCAGACGACGTCACTTATGACCGCTTTACGAAAGCCGATGTATCGCCAGATCTTTTTACTGAAAACCAGACAAATATAGGTTCGAACTGGAGAAGCACAAGCGTAAACGGACCGAACGGCCCGGTTTCTCAATTCGTTTTAAAGACCGACCGGTTCTTTATTATCAAAGATCCGGCGGGCAACCTTTATAAACTCAAATTTACCGGCGGTTCGAATAGCGCGGGCGAGCGCGGCTACCCAACATTTCAATACACCTTATTACAATAA
- a CDS encoding polysaccharide biosynthesis/export family protein, producing MRIRLWYLLLLGTLLTSCIPTKDMIYLQNKSDGAAVSPVNPISLKPYRLQTNDIISINIKAIDQKLVAIFSPSSKADGNSGGESESSLYFNGFTVDDHGNIRIPILGEVNVLGFTLDEVRVKIEKELLETYFNKEADIFVNVKLAGIRYTTSGEVTSPGTKTLFTEKLNILEALANSGDVTITGDRKSVTVIRQFPYGTEMHDIDLTDIKAIQSPYYYIQPNDYIFVKPLKQKSWGTGKTGIESLTTIVTILSLATTTFLLLKN from the coding sequence ATGAGGATCAGACTGTGGTATTTATTGTTATTGGGTACGTTGCTCACTTCGTGTATCCCTACGAAAGACATGATTTACCTCCAAAACAAATCGGACGGCGCAGCGGTAAGTCCGGTGAATCCCATTTCGTTAAAGCCTTACAGGCTGCAGACCAATGACATCATCAGCATCAATATCAAGGCGATAGACCAGAAACTGGTGGCGATTTTCAGTCCGTCATCGAAAGCGGACGGTAACTCCGGAGGAGAATCGGAATCCAGCCTCTATTTCAACGGGTTTACGGTAGACGACCATGGCAATATCAGGATTCCTATATTGGGAGAGGTCAATGTGCTTGGGTTTACACTGGACGAAGTGCGCGTTAAAATCGAAAAAGAATTGCTCGAAACGTATTTCAACAAAGAGGCCGATATATTTGTAAATGTTAAGCTCGCAGGCATACGTTACACGACCAGTGGCGAAGTGACAAGCCCGGGTACCAAGACACTCTTCACGGAAAAACTGAACATACTCGAAGCACTGGCAAATTCAGGTGACGTCACGATTACGGGCGACCGTAAATCGGTAACGGTCATCAGGCAATTTCCATATGGTACTGAGATGCATGACATTGACCTCACCGACATCAAAGCCATACAAAGTCCGTACTATTACATCCAGCCCAACGACTACATCTTTGTGAAGCCCCTGAAGCAAAAATCATGGGGAACGGGAAAAACAGGGATAGAATCCTTAACCACAATAGTTACGATATTGTCGCTGGCTACAACCACTTTTTTATTGCTTAAAAATTAA
- a CDS encoding SDR family oxidoreductase, with product MQSTILITGGAGFIGSNLCEHFIAKNYKVVCLDNFATGHRHNISHLFENPNFTLIEGDIRNMEDCRTAVSGADYVLHQAALGSVPRSINDPITSNDVNVGGFLNMLVASRDAKVKRFVYAASSSTYGDSESLPKVEDVIGKPLSPYAITKYVNELYADIFSKTYGLETVGLRYFNVFGRKQDPKGAYAAVIPKFVMQFMNYESPVINGDGNYSRDFTYIDNVIQMNELAMTTQNPEAVNTVYNTAFGDRTTLNDLVSYLKEFLSEHDPAIANVDVIYGPNRAGDIPHSLASIDKARKQMGYNPQFSMREGLKQAVNWYWANLK from the coding sequence ATGCAGTCGACGATTTTGATTACAGGCGGAGCGGGTTTTATAGGCTCTAATCTTTGTGAGCATTTTATTGCCAAAAATTATAAGGTTGTCTGCCTCGATAATTTTGCGACCGGACACCGTCACAACATCAGCCACCTGTTTGAAAATCCAAACTTCACGCTCATTGAGGGAGACATACGCAACATGGAAGATTGCCGTACTGCAGTAAGCGGCGCGGATTATGTGCTCCATCAGGCGGCCCTTGGCTCAGTGCCGAGGTCCATTAACGATCCGATCACAAGCAACGATGTCAATGTGGGCGGTTTTCTCAACATGCTTGTGGCTTCGCGCGACGCCAAAGTCAAAAGGTTTGTATACGCGGCCAGTTCGTCGACTTACGGCGATTCCGAAAGCCTGCCTAAAGTGGAAGATGTCATCGGTAAGCCGTTGTCACCGTACGCCATAACAAAATATGTAAATGAATTGTATGCTGATATTTTCAGCAAGACATATGGCCTGGAAACGGTCGGCCTGCGTTATTTTAATGTATTCGGGCGGAAACAGGATCCAAAAGGGGCCTATGCAGCGGTCATCCCAAAATTTGTGATGCAGTTCATGAATTATGAAAGTCCCGTTATCAATGGCGACGGCAATTATTCGCGGGATTTCACCTACATCGATAATGTGATCCAGATGAATGAACTTGCGATGACGACCCAGAACCCGGAAGCAGTCAATACCGTGTACAACACTGCTTTCGGTGACCGTACCACATTGAATGACCTGGTCAGCTACCTGAAGGAATTCCTTTCAGAGCACGACCCTGCGATAGCAAATGTGGATGTGATATATGGCCCAAACAGGGCAGGTGACATACCGCATTCGCTCGCAAGCATTGATAAAGCGCGAAAACAAATGGGATACAATCCACAGTTTTCGATGCGTGAAGGATTGAAGCAGGCAGTAAACTGGTACTGGGCCAACCTCAAATAA
- a CDS encoding polysaccharide biosynthesis tyrosine autokinase, with product MLDTKDFSFFESENSFDFKGFLIKTASYWRWFIASWIVAFTIAYQVNIRKEKIYGLETTISVKEENNPFFTSNTSLVFNWGGTSDQVQTIASTLKSRSHNELVVSRLDFFVDYLKEGKYSLVDAYGEAPFYVKFDRKFGQLAGIPIRIKFLSESVYQIQINFESDSAGLIYYSDNSNGNTAVSKGEFKANFKTGENVNLPFLNWTLIIKDKPGFYKGNTYFVQFNNFDGTVSGYQGINVETDAKGGSILKLSLQGTNKARIVKYLNTTVQVLKDNQLAAKNQFATNTINFIDSTMIAMEEQIKRTGDELKAFTKGKNVIEIEDGGSQISNKLLEYEIKKDEVTRKIAYYNNLRNYLINNADFSKLPAPSVAGIEDPNIVVNVSKLISLSTQRSELKYAVKSEKIFRDFDNQMDAVKQVLLENISSAKSALRSELNTVDGHLNEAQSSIKQLPEDQQELLKIQRKYDLNSNIYNDFLKKRTEANIVKAANVSDIKFIDPAKDVGGGLVGPKTGVNYVLALFLGFIIPLLFVFGIFFVNNSIQNTDDVAKLTTIPLIGVIGKKHTDSNLSVFERPKSALSESFRAIRSSLQFLYKKQNVSGAKTLMITSSVSGEGKTFCSINIATVFAMSEKKTIIIGLDLRKPKIFGDFKISNDTGAVNYLIGQKTLAEIIQPTHIPFLDVITSGPIPPNPAELILSDAMRDMLLELKNQYDYIILDTPPIGLVSDALELAPYSDVILYVVRQNFTKKDMITLLNTRYKRDEIDNVSIILNSFESKAKYGYGYGYSYGYGYGYGSYSNGYHEDDKRGNILVRIFKFIFGDISFRRSKGD from the coding sequence ATGCTCGACACTAAGGATTTTTCTTTTTTTGAAAGTGAGAACAGTTTTGATTTCAAAGGCTTTCTGATTAAGACGGCGAGTTATTGGAGATGGTTCATAGCCAGCTGGATTGTTGCCTTTACCATTGCGTATCAGGTGAATATCAGGAAGGAAAAAATTTACGGGCTGGAAACCACGATCTCGGTGAAAGAGGAAAACAACCCTTTTTTTACATCAAACACCAGCCTGGTTTTTAACTGGGGCGGTACGTCAGATCAGGTACAGACGATTGCCTCCACGTTGAAGTCGCGCTCACACAACGAGTTGGTTGTGAGCCGGCTTGATTTTTTCGTCGATTATCTTAAGGAAGGCAAATACAGCCTTGTTGATGCCTACGGTGAAGCACCTTTTTATGTAAAATTCGACAGGAAATTCGGGCAGCTTGCCGGAATCCCGATCAGGATTAAATTCCTGAGCGAAAGCGTGTACCAGATCCAGATCAACTTTGAAAGCGATAGTGCCGGATTGATTTATTATTCCGACAATTCTAATGGCAACACGGCAGTATCGAAAGGTGAATTTAAAGCCAATTTCAAGACCGGAGAGAATGTGAATCTGCCATTCCTGAACTGGACACTAATCATCAAAGACAAACCTGGTTTTTATAAAGGCAATACCTATTTTGTGCAGTTCAACAACTTTGACGGTACAGTATCGGGGTATCAGGGGATCAATGTCGAAACGGATGCCAAAGGCGGTTCGATATTGAAATTATCCTTGCAGGGCACGAACAAGGCGAGGATTGTAAAATACCTGAACACCACAGTCCAGGTGCTTAAAGACAATCAATTGGCTGCCAAGAACCAGTTTGCGACAAACACCATCAATTTCATCGACAGCACCATGATTGCGATGGAGGAGCAGATCAAGCGGACCGGTGATGAGCTCAAAGCCTTTACTAAAGGAAAGAATGTGATTGAGATAGAGGACGGGGGAAGCCAGATCAGCAATAAACTGCTGGAATACGAGATCAAAAAAGATGAGGTGACCAGGAAGATTGCCTATTATAACAATTTGCGTAATTACCTGATCAATAACGCGGATTTTTCCAAATTGCCTGCGCCATCGGTGGCCGGTATCGAGGATCCAAATATTGTCGTGAATGTCTCCAAGCTCATCTCGCTTTCGACCCAGCGGTCTGAATTGAAATACGCGGTGAAGAGTGAGAAGATTTTCCGTGATTTCGACAACCAGATGGATGCTGTGAAACAGGTGCTTCTTGAAAATATCAGCTCGGCTAAATCCGCACTCCGAAGCGAGTTGAATACGGTTGATGGCCACCTGAACGAGGCACAGAGTTCTATTAAGCAACTTCCTGAAGACCAGCAGGAACTCCTGAAAATACAGCGGAAATACGACCTTAATAGCAATATTTACAATGACTTCCTTAAAAAAAGGACGGAAGCGAATATCGTCAAGGCGGCAAATGTGTCGGACATCAAATTTATCGATCCGGCAAAAGACGTTGGCGGCGGATTGGTAGGACCCAAGACGGGTGTAAATTACGTGCTGGCCTTGTTTTTAGGATTTATCATACCGCTGCTTTTCGTGTTCGGCATTTTTTTCGTGAACAACTCGATACAGAACACCGACGACGTCGCGAAACTGACAACGATTCCGCTGATCGGTGTCATAGGTAAGAAACATACCGACTCGAACTTGTCCGTTTTTGAAAGACCCAAATCCGCGCTGTCCGAATCGTTCAGGGCTATTCGTTCTTCACTGCAATTCCTTTATAAAAAGCAAAATGTGTCCGGTGCCAAAACGCTGATGATCACCTCCTCGGTGAGCGGGGAAGGCAAAACATTCTGCTCCATCAACATTGCCACAGTGTTTGCAATGAGTGAAAAGAAAACAATCATTATCGGCCTCGATTTAAGGAAACCGAAGATTTTCGGAGATTTTAAAATCAGCAACGATACCGGAGCGGTAAATTACCTTATCGGGCAAAAAACGCTGGCGGAAATCATCCAGCCGACACACATTCCTTTCCTCGATGTGATTACCTCAGGACCGATCCCCCCGAATCCTGCCGAGCTCATCCTCAGTGATGCCATGCGCGACATGCTGCTCGAGCTCAAGAATCAGTACGACTATATTATCCTCGATACGCCACCGATCGGATTGGTGTCAGATGCCTTGGAGCTGGCGCCCTATTCGGACGTCATCCTATACGTCGTCCGTCAGAACTTTACTAAAAAGGACATGATTACCCTGCTCAACACACGGTACAAGCGCGACGAGATTGACAACGTCAGCATCATCCTGAACAGTTTTGAAAGCAAGGCGAAATACGGTTATGGTTACGGCTACAGTTACGGCTACGGCTATGGCTACGGCAGCTATTCGAACGGATACCATGAGGACGACAAGCGAGGTAATATCTTGGTGAGGATATTCAAATTCATCTTCGGTGATATTTCATTCAGGAGAAGTAAGGGTGACTAA